The Natronocella acetinitrilica genomic sequence GGTGTGCTCGACATGTATGTATTCCGCAACCTCACCGAGGTCCGCGAACATACGCAGCGGTGGCTGCGTGACTACAACGAAGAGATCCCCCATGAATCGCTTGGGGATTTGACGCCTGCCGAATACCGGCAGTTAAACCAACCGGAAACCTCTAGTTTCGGATGGGCCTAAACACGGGAAGGCGACAGTGGGTGACAACCACCGCCTTCTGCCCGGCTGCGCGAGCCTGCTCCAGTTCTTCCCGGATAAACGCCCGTGACTGCAGGTGGATACGGATTGCGTCCGACGGCGAGAACGCCCGTGAATACGGCGCCTTCACGGACCCAGTGCGAATACGCTTGAAGTCGTTCATCTGCTCGCGGGCAAGCTGCATTGATGCGGGATCAGCCCAATTGAAGTCGCTCCAGAGGGTGGCACCGATGAAGCGCACGTCGCCGACAGTAATCGTGCCGTTCTCAAGCAGGTGCACGTTGGTGAGATCGCTCACCGTATCCCGGAGCTTGTCGATCAACCGAACGGGAGAACCACCTTTGTAGTACTCGTGATTGCCGCAGATCTGCACAACCGCGCGAAAGTGCCCGGCGACGCGCCGGGCAAGCCGCGTGGCGTGCTTGTCGACGTCAATGTCGCCGGCAAGCACGAGGACGGCATCCGCGTCATCGGGGACCGCTGGCGGCACCCATTCATTGCGGCCGTCGAACTCAAGATGGAGGTCGCTCATGTAGCGAATCTTCATTGTCTTCTCACCGAATTGCGGGCAGAAAAAAACCGGGCGGAAGCCCGGTCTGCGAATCACACACGCATCATCGGGCCTCCGCTAACTCAGCGGAATGGATATACCCGGTTCGGTGCGCAGGTGAGTCTGGGTGCTCATGTTCATGTCTGCCTGTGACGGCTAATCAATAGAGATGACGGTAAATCAGATCGGTATTTCGCGCAATTCCTCGGTCGGCGGCAGCGGGCTCGGGATCGGGTTCATCGGGCAAGGCGGTCATGCTAGGAATGCAACCAACTGTCCGAGGAATTTCGGGGTGAATTAACCGTCACGATCGACCAGTGGTCGATTCACCGCTTGCCAAAACATGTAAAGGCTTGAAGTACTTTGTGGACATACAGTCGGTTAACGGGGCATTTCTGCCCTTGTTGCCCCGAATGCGGCATGGACATATGTCTCTGCTTTTTAATGACTTTTGTCACTCGATCAGTCCAGAATCGACAATAGCGAAGTTCCTTCATACACCAGGGGCCGCTGGTTTAATCCCAGCCGCGTCCACCGAGAATATCAAGGGCCTGCAGATTTTCTGCAGGCCCTTGTTCTTTTCCTGTAAAGGCATTCCGCTACATGCCGGCATCCTCGAACTGTTGCTGCACTTCCCGTGAAGGCTCACTACCCATCAGGCTGACCACGATGATGGTTAGCGTGCAGAAGATGAACCCAGGCACGATCTCGTAGACATCGAACAGCCCACCGGAGAGCTGTTCCCAAACGATTACCGTAACCGCGCCCACGACCATACCGGCCATGGCCGAGACGCCAGTCATGCGCTTCCAGTACAGCGACAGGATGATCACCGGACCGAACGCGGCACCGAAGCCGCCCCATGCGTAGGCGACCAGATCGAGCACGCCGGCCTCTGGGTCCATGGCTAGCAGCAGGGCCACGACAGACACCAGAATCACGGCGCCGCGCCCTACCCAGACCATTTCCTGGTCCGAGGCCGAAGGCCGGATAAAGCCCTTGTAAAAGTCATTGGTCAGGGCGCTGGCGGAGACGAGCAGCTGGGAGTCGATGGTGCTCATTATCGCCGCCAGGATGGCTGCCATCAGGAAACCCGCCACCCAGGGGTTGAATAGCGCGCGAATTAGCTCGATGAGGATGGTCTCACTCTCCTCGATCGGCGCATCCGCAAAAAACGCGATGCCCATGTAGCCGGTTGCAACCGCACCGATCAGCGCAAGAATCATCCAGCTCATGCCAATGGTCATGGCCTTCGGCATATCCTCAACGGAGCGAATGGCCATGAAGCGGGCAAGGATGTGGGGCTGGCCGAAGTAACCCAACCCCCAGGCCAGGAGCGAGATCATGCCGAGGAATGTCATCCCCTCGAGCACGGTGGAATAGCTGGGATCGATGGCGACGATCTCACGCTCGGCCTGGCCCCAGCCACCCACCAGCACCACCACGAACATGGGCACCACCAGCAGGGTCAGGAACATCAGGATGCCCTGAAAGAAGTCCGTCCAGCTGACGGCCAGGAAGCCGCCGAGAAAGGTATACGAGATGATGACCACCGCGCCCACCAGGACGGCGGTGCGATACTCCATGTCAAAGGTACTCTGGAACAGCAGGCCTCCACCCACGAGGCCGGCGGAAATATAGAGCGTGAAGAAGATCAGGATGACGACTGCCGAGATCACTCGCAGCAGGCGCGTGTTGTCGTAGAAGCGATTCTCAAGGAAATCCGGAATCGTCAGGGAATCCTTGGCGGCTGCCGTGAACTTGCGCAGCCGGCCGGCGACGAAAAGCCAGTTCAGAAACGCACCCGCGACCAGGCCGACACCGATCCACAGCTCACCCAGGCCAGCGGCATAAACGGCCCCCGGCAGGCCGAGCAGCAGCCAGCCACTCATGTCAGAGGCACCGGCACTGAGCGCCGTGACCCCCGGGCCAAGGCTGCGGCCGCCAAGGACGTAGTCGGAGAGATCGTTGGTAATACGGTAGGCGTAATAGCCGAGGACGAGCATAAGTATCAGGTAGGCGGCGAATGTGACCAGCGTCGGTATGGGTATATCCATTAGGAAAAGGTCCTTTTCTTCGTCGTTTCGATGGGTAAGCAGGTCGTTAGCGCGTTACAGCACGCCCTGAAGGTAGCACCGAATAAGCAGCGACGATGCCCCGACGCCTGACTCTGGCAGAATGACGTCTCTGGCGAAGGGGTGTTACATGGCACAGCAAAGACTCGAATTCTGGTTCGACTTCGGCAGCACCTACAGCTACCTGTCGGCCATGCGGATCGAACACGAAGCGTCGGTCCGTGGCATCGCAATCGCCTGGAGACCATTCATGCTCGGCGCTGTATTTCAGTCACTTGGCTGGCAGGGTTCGCCGTTCACGGCACAGCCGGCGAAGGGCCGCTACATGTGGCGGGATATGGCACGGCAATGCGAAAAATTCGGGCTAACCTGGACGCAACCAAGCAACTTTCCGCGGCGAGCGGTCCTGCCCCATCGCGTGGCCCTGGTCGCGGAGGACAAGCCCTGGGTTGGGGAATTCTGCCGAGCGGTGATGTCGCGAAACTTCGCCGATGACCTGGAACTTGATGTGGACTTCCCCCAGTGCAGTAGGCACCTCCGGGCGATATAGTGAGCCTAGGAGAAATCCATGAGGCACCACCCGCGATCATCGGACACTAAGGGGGGAGAACTGCCGCATGGCCGGTTCATCATTCTCATCTTTTTTACTAGTAGTCTCCAGAATACCGTCTGCGTTGATAATAGCCCTCGCAATAGCGACTGTCGTTGTCCTCTTTGACATTGCTTGCGAACGAATTGCTTCATACGCTTTTTCTTCACTTATTTGGTGCAATCGCATTAAAATAAATTTGGCTTGACCTATCTTCTGACTATTTTCCACTTTGACCTTAAGCTTTCCCACCATGCGCTCAAAACGTCGAAATTCCTTCCAGATCTGCCGCGCCATGACAATACTGCTCAACACACCGGATGCTTGAAGTGGCTTCGTCACCACAGCATCGACATGAAGATCAAGTAGCTTTTGTAGAATGGAAGGACTCTCGTAGCCGGCAATTCCAATAAGCGTTGGGCGAGTTTTTATTCCGATACCAAAAAGCTTTTCCAGATGCTTGGATCGAGTATCAGTAATATCTACGAACACAAGATCAGCGCCTTCAGGAAGTTCAGAAGGTAATGGCCACAGCGCCTCGGCACGGCAACCGATCCGGGTGACTTGCTGCAACAGCACCTCTGCGTTCTTATCCCGCGGGTGCAGGACTAGAACCCTCAGGGTATGTATATTTTTGATAATATTGACCGTCGACACAGCCTTGGCCTACTCATAGGTTATCCTTTAAACGTTGCGGATCACTCGGTTCGATTCACGGGGATAGAAGTAATCCGGCCCCCACAAAGTAACGTCTCTTACAATAGTTTTCCGGCAGATAATTTGCTAACGGGACACTATTTCTATAATGACAACGAAACGAATTCCTATATCCTCAGCCGTCATCCACTGCGTTACGATGAAAAACCAGTGCATCTACGGGGCAATCTCCGATCAAGTGCTCCTCGATGATTCTGTCCAGATTCTCCGGCGTAACGTCCCAGTACCAGACCCCATCCGGTTGTACGCACACAATGGGTCCGCTGTAGCAGGCGCCAAGGCAGTTTACCCGGCTCGGCCTCACTCGAAGGTCCTCGTTCCTTGTCAGGCCTGCCGCAATTAGCTTCCTCCCCAGACAGAGGAGAGCTTCTGCGGTCATTCCGTCAGCCTCGCAACGTGGGCCAACACAAACCAGTAAGTGACGTCGATAGCGGGGCATTTCCGGCTTCACCTTCATGCCGCATCCTCCCTAACTGTCAACAAGCCGTACTACGGCGGCCATCAGGTGAGAGGTCAACGCTTCGGCGCTGTCGACGATCAAGTACCGTCGTAAGCCGAAAATACGATGGGCACAGCCATCTCCCTGTTGGTCGAGAGTTAGGCAGAAGACCTGAACCCCTTGCGCAAGCGCATCCCGGACTGCCTCGCGGGCATCTTCAACTAGATACTCATCGTCCACTATGTCGATGTCGGAGGGCGCCCCGTCGGTTATCAGGAGCAGAATTTTCTTCTCCTCTTGCTCCCGCTTCAGAAGCGCGGTCGCGTGGCGAATGGCGCCACCCATGCGTGTGGACAACCCACTTTCCCGGGCATCCAGTAGAGCTTGCTGACCACTCCCGAACGGCTCCTGAAAATCTTTGAAATGCGTGTAATTGACCTGATTCCGCCCGTTGGAATCGAAGCCGTGGAGGGCGATTCGATCCCCTCTTTCCTCGATTAGATCAACCAGAAGACCTGCCGACTTCTTCTCTAGGTCCAGAACGGTGATAAAACTTCCGGGAACGAAGCGGTCAGTAGACTTCGACAGATCCATCAACAGTAAGACGGCTGCCGGGCGTCGACTGCGACCGTGACGACGGAAGACACGAGGATCTGGGGCACGACCTGCTTTCAGTTGAGTGATGCTGTCCAAAGCCGCATCAAGATCAAGCTCGTCTCCCTCATGAAGTTTTGACAGGCGGATGGATCGGTCGGTAACGGGCTTGCGTCCCCGCGTGCGCAAGACGGTGCGGGAGGGATGACGTCGCTCTCCCGCCCGGACGCTTCGCGACGATGCGTCGTACTCGATACGGTCTATAACGGTTACCCAGTCAGGGCGCAACTCTTCCAACGCATGATCCCACTCCGGATATGTCGTTTGATGAACCTCATTCATCTCAACTTCGCTGATACTGGTTTTCTCCGAACTCCCCGTTTTCTCATCGGAGAGGGAGTAGCTTTCGTCTTGCGATATGGAGGTCCGATCCGGCGGCATATCGTCGCTCGAGAGCCAAAGCGCAGCATTGTCATCTCGATACGGAGGCTCGACGCAGTATTTCTGGCTATCAAATGGCAATTGCAGCTTGATAAGCATTCGCGTCAGGTCTCGGGCGATCCGGGTGAAGACGGCGTGATCCGAAAGGTCCCCCGCGGCTTCTTCAAAAAGCAATCTGCCAGCCTGCACCCAGTTATTGCTGTCCTCGTACACGGGGTCGTGCAAGGCCCTTGCCAGTCTTGCGGCTAAGCCCTGGAAATCGAACCCCGACTGTTCGCGTGTAGCAACATGAAATCTGCCCCATAGAATTTGCAACGCCGGATAGGAATTCATCATCAGCCGCTCAACACGCGCATCCTCGATCAGTCCCAAAATCGCCTGCAGAATGGGTGGCCGGTTGCCCGGGGGACGTCGCAGGGGAGAATAAATGAGATGTCCCACGGCATGTAAAACAGCTGCGTAACGGAGATCTTCTTTGTGCTCGACATCGCTGATAAGGGGATCGCGGGGTAGGTGCAAATTCAAAGGAGACAGGGTCGGGCGAACGCCGCGCTTACCAAAGGTCGAAGCCGAATGGAACTTTACCGATATGTCCGTAAAGCCGAAGCTAGACAGAATGTGACGAAAGCGTTTCTGGACCTGTTCCGAGGCCTGCGCTGGGATGTCACCCTGCTGCGCTTCGTCAATAGTGAATTGTTCCGGGTTTCCCCTCTCAAAGTGATGCAACGCACTCGCAACATCCTCCTCGTAGAGTCGCAGCCCGTGAGTAAACCACCGGCGCACCGCTCGCCAATCCTCCCCAGCCGAGAATGTGAACCACCGTGCAAGTAAAATATCGCAGCAATCGGGGGCTACGATCGCGCTCTCCGTCAATAAAGCAACCAGTTCCGCGAGTGCAGACGCACGCTCCCGTTGGTGGCCAGTCCGGGCGAGCGTGGCCTGCATCCGCTCATGCAGATCGGCATCAACGGTTTTCAGCGTTTCTAATCGTCTCTCGAGCAGGGCCATATCGGTCGAGTTGTCGACCACGATAGAGTCCAGGGGCCGGGACGTCAGCATCAGGCTGCCCGCAGTCCGAAGTAGAGTTCTACGAACTTTTCCAGCGCAGCGAGCAATTCAGGATCGTCGGTAATTGGTGCAGTGAGTGCCAACCTGCAGGCATCATGGGCGCAAACGCCATCGGCAATGAGTTTGCTTGCCTGCACCAGCATCCGCGTTGAAATTCCCTCCTCCAGGCCATGCCCGCGGAGGGCTCGTGACTTTGCGGCGATGCCAACAAGCTTGCTCGCGAGTTCGGCGTCTACGCCTCCCTCTGTCATGACGATCTCAGTTTCAACATCGGCAACCGGAAAATCGAAATCGATGGCGCCGAATCGTTGCTTTGTCGACGGCTTGAGATCCTTGGCGGCGCTCTGGTAACCCGGGTTATATGACACTACTAGTCGAAAGTTTGGATGAGCCCTAACGATTTCACCGCGTTTGTCCAGAGGCAGAATCCGACGTTCGTCGGTCAGGGGATGAATAACCACGGTGGTGTCCTGCCGAGCCTCGACCACCTCGTCCAGATAGCAGATCGCTCCGTATCGAACCGCGAGGGTGAGTGGCCCATCCTGCCAAACGGTGCCATCGACATCCAGTAAGTAGCGTCCAACGAGGTCGGCCGCAGTCATGTCTTCATTGCAGGCGAGTGTGATGAGCGGGATCCGCATTTGCCATGCCATGTATTCGACGAAGCGCGTCTTCCCGCAGCCGGTCGGCCCTTTCAACACCATTGGTAGAGAGTGCTTCATCGCAGCTTCGAACAGCTCGATCTCTTTGCCGATTGCCCGGTAGTGCGGCTTTTCATTGATCAGGTAATCTGCGATGCGTTTATCCATGAGGCGCTCAAAGGAATTAAGTTAGTGGCTGGCTCGGAGAAAATAATGATCTCCGGCGATACCGGTGCCTTGAACCACAGGTTCGTCGTACAACTCTAGCGAGCAACGCAACGCTCGAAGTCGGCGCGAAGGGCTGGAAAATCGAGATTCCTGCCAATGACGACAAGTTCGCTACGACGCTCGCTGTCGGTTGCCCACGGGTCCAGGCGACTCATGGTTGTCAGCATGCGGACACTCTGGAAAAGAACACGCTCGTCGAAACCGTGTGCGTTAAACACGCCTTTGGTGCGAAGCAGTTCATCACCCCTCTCCTGTAGCAGCGGCCCCATCCATGACATGAACCGGTTCATGTCGATCGGTCTGTCCTCGCGAAGGACGACAGAGCTGATCGCCGCATCGTGCTCGTGCTCGTGGTCCTCGAGGAACTTCGGGTCGATCTCAAGCTTCGACTGAAGTTGGAAGGCGTTCACACCGATGAGCTGGTCAAGGTTCGCCGAACCGCCAACGCCGCGGTAAATGCTGGCAAGCGGATTAAGTTGACGAATCTGTTTCTCGACCGCGACGGTCTGTTCCTCTGTGGCAAGATCCGTCTTGTTCACCAGAAGAATGTCGGCGAAGGCCACCTGCTCCTGGGCCTCTACACTCTCCTCAAGGTGTTTCGCGATATTGACGACATCGATCACTGCTATGAAGGCATCAAGCTTGGTTTTCTCCCGCACTTCATCGGATACGAAAAAGGTTGATGCCACGGGAGCTGGATCTGCAAGCCCGGTGGTCTCGATCATGATGGCGTCGAGTTCCCCTGCGCGCTCAACCAATTTGTCGATAGTATCGACTAGGTCGTTGCGAACGGTGCAGCACAAGCAGCCGTTATTGAATTCGATCAGTTGTTCGTCGTCCTCGTGCACGATGAGCTGCCCGTCGATACTGATCTCACCGAATTCGTTGACGATTACCGCAATGCGCTTTCCATGCTGTTCATTCAGTATCTGATTGAGCAGCGTAGTCTTGCCAGATCCCAGGTAGCCGCTGATGATGGTGACGGGAATCTTGCCCCCTACCGGTATTGCGCTCATCGCTACACCTCTATTCGAAAGACTTTGGCATCACCGATCTGGAGGAACGCTCCACCGGCAAATTGAAGGGACGTCGGGTTGGCTTCACCCGACGCTCCTTCATTCACGCCACCTTTAGCCCGCAAGGTCTCAACGTACTCGTTTGCCAGCCCCTAGAGTCCCATGCCGCACTTGCGTCTCATCCGTTGGGCCGGCAGGTGACAACGGGACTTGGTCAGCTCTGGTGTTCGCCAACCGGCAGCGTCTCCGTAGGCATGACGATCCGTCGGAGCGCCCAGACCGATACCAGGCCGAGCGTGAGCCAGAAGAATGCATTTGCAATCGCGGTCGCCGCGACGAATCTCTGGGCCAGAACCTCCAACTCGCTAGCCATCGACGACGGATAGGCGGCGAACGCAGTGGTCGAAGGCTCCGGGGCACCCATCAAGTAGGGGACAACAAGGAGCCCCAATGCTGCCCAGCGCCAAGGCGACTTGGCGAATACCGCGCCTGAAAGCGCCACCGCCGTGCAGACAGCCGCCATAGCCCACCAGAGTTGACGCGCCTCCACTCCTGCCGCCTCCGCACCGGGTATTTGGGGGGGAAGCCCGATTGCCGGCGCAACAAAGAAGACGACATAGCCAGCGGCCCCCCAGAACACGCCATGCAGCCAAGGAGTCCTGCTGGGTAAAGCCGTCTTGAATGAGGCCATCACCATTGCGGCCAGTAACACCAGTCCGAAGCCAGCTCCGATCAGCACGTTCGAAAGGAGCGTCAAACCAGTCCGTTGCAAACCCTCTCCATGGTCATGATCATGGCTATGCACCGCATGACTATGGGCTGATGTCTCAGCCAGCGCCTCTTCGTAATGCTCCGCGCTCTGGATGATGGGAATCACCTGCCAGAACTGCACAGCGGTCAGAAGCAACCCAGACACCAGCCCGGCCATCAACGCATACAGAACAACCTGTCGAAATAACATGGCCATGCTCCCGCTATGCTAGTGGCAAGGGAAAGCCGCGGCATGGCGCATGTCGTGAGCCGCATCATGCACGACAGCGGAGTTCGCGAATCCAGCTCCGTATAGAATCACCATGCCCAGGAGGACCGCCGCCGCAAGCTGTACTGGCTTGGGAACCATCGTCACACTCTTCGCAGAATCAAAACTGCTAGTGCTAGCTACTGAATTTTGATTTTTCATGTTCATTCCTCCATTGATTAGCCGCTACCGGACACCGGGACTGGACCTGCCCGGCGCCGATAGTTGCCAGGGGCCTAGGGTCTCAACGACCCCTGGCGATAGGTCATACCGTAGGTCTACGCATGCTCTTTCGGTGGCTTCTTTGCAGCACCTCCGGGTGTCTTGACAACGGTCTTGGTCATGGCCGCGATGCCTTCCTCCCGGATAACCTTGCGGTTCGGCGGCGGCAGCTTGTCGCCTCGTAGCTCGTCATAGGGAACGACAACCCAGCAGGCGCATCCCCAGATGCACTCCCCGGCCATTCCCTCGAAGCGGATCGCCGGCTCGGAGAGCATCGGGCCAATGTCAACGAGCCATGCATGCTCAAGCAGCTTTTCTTCCCAACTCAAAGCGTCGTAGTTTTTCTGGCTATTCCAGAAGGCGTGAAGATCCGTTTTGGCGACGCCTGGCAGGATGACATCGCCGTAAGCCGTCAGTGCATCGAAGAACTCGTGACGATGGAACTGGATGGTCGACTCCCCTTTCATCAGGAAGTTTTTCTCCAGCATTTGCCTGAACGCCTTCTCCAGGGAATCCGGATTCATATCGCGGGACATGTGCAGATGCACCTCGGCATAGTCCGTTTCGAACTCTTCCTTCAGACCCGAGTACTTCGGTACGAAATCGACCCACTGCGCTAAAACGGACTCCCACTTAGAGCTGGGCTCTCCGGGAAGAACCTGCACCCCGGGGTGCGTCAACTTTGCCGGATTGAACAACGTCCAGTTTCGTGCCTTGGCGGTAATGGTTTCGTGTGGTGCCCCGGTGAACCCGGCTGGACGAAGTGCTCGGAAGAGAACCCGACCTTCCTCGAGTACCGCGAACCGCATGAACGAATCGGCAACAAATCGGTTTGTCACCAATTCCTTGAAGTTCTGGCGAACTTCTTTTTCACCCGTGGTGGTATACGCGGTCAGGCGCTGCCAGCTCTGCTCCGGGTTTACGACGAAAAAACCACCCGTGAACGGACTCTTGTAGAGATCGCCCCAGACTGTGACCACCCCTGCATTCTTGTCCTCATCAAGCATGCAGTCGAGATCATTGAGCGTCGTGTACATAGTCGGGTTATCCCGATAGATATCGGAATCACCGCTGTGGGGCAATTGTCCGACACCAATGACCGGAATGCGGCGTCCAAACCGCACATTCGACAGATGCCGCGCCAGGTCCACGACCATGCCGCTGCCTGTTCCACCCGCCAGACTGAAACACACAGTAACGAGTGATGGCAGCGTGGCCTCTTCAACATGTTCGGTGAATTTCCGCAAGGCCTTGTCGAGCGGCCGCTCGCCGTCGTAATAGGCATTCGCGTAAATGCCCTTCGCCACCGCTCGAGGAAAGTGCTCTCCCGGCTGAGGCATATCGTATTTATGCGGGACATAGGACTCGAAATTCGGGTTCCAGTAATACCGTGGATACTCGAGCTTTAAGAACTCGCGAGTGCGGTTCATACCCTCGAAGAACTCGTTCTTCGGAGGAACCGGGAGTGGGATGGCCTGGAACTGGAATCTTTCTTTGGGGATGCCGCGTGACTCGAGACGCTTGATAAACGCTGACGCGTAGTCCTTGCAGATTTCCATGTCCTGGTCACCGATATCGACAATCATTGCAGCAAATCTTGCGCGACTGTCTGAAAGAATGTCCTCGATTTCACCGGTGCGCAAGAGTGCCTCGACGTATTGCGCGCCCGTACGACCGACCCCCACCACATGTACGCAATGGGGGGCCTGGACTCCGGTACCACTGTTGTAGAGCGATGAAGCTGTCATCATTCTGTCCTCTCTGGCAAAACTTCTCTGGTAATCGTTTTCTCATCCGAAACACATCTAGTTACTCAACGATTAACTTTTTCGACTCAACTAACATCGAATGGTGAAAGTTTCTGTTTGGTCAAGAAAGCCAAGATCTCGCAGTATGTGAGCTACAGATGTTCCGCGTTCATTAGCGACATAGAGAATGTAATCTTCTACGAAAAGGCCTGGATCACTAGATATCTTCCCTTCCTCTATGAGCTCCACTCCTCTTTCAATATTATGACGATGCAATTTTGCACTCCAGATCGGAGACTCGATATAAATAGCCTCATCATCAACGCCAGAAATCTGGAGAAATTTTCCACCCACAACAGTGGGTACTCTAAAGCCCTTTCCGTATTTCTCTTTAACTCTCGACCAATCGAGCGGCATCTTGGGACTCCTTCGAATCTGATTCGATTTCGCTCCCGCATAAATGAAAAACCGATGTTCTAGATTTCGGCGTTCACGCGTCGCCTCTAATGCCACTCCAAGGAACCATGATCCAGTGTTGACTGCCGCCAAACGCGGCGCCGGCCATTCCGTCAAAACGGTCAGAGCGTTCGCAGAGGAGGAGTCCGTGTTCGAGGAGCAGGGAATGGGCGGCTGCACGGTCGTCGGTTGAGGCGGAATCATAAGCATCACGCGCTGACCGGAAGAGATCGAGGTCCGTCTTGGCTAGTCGAGGCAGGATGAACTGGGCCGTTCCCTCGGCGCCGCCGGACGCCAGGTTTACTGGCGCTAGCGG encodes the following:
- a CDS encoding tubulin-like doman-containing protein, whose protein sequence is MMTASSLYNSGTGVQAPHCVHVVGVGRTGAQYVEALLRTGEIEDILSDSRARFAAMIVDIGDQDMEICKDYASAFIKRLESRGIPKERFQFQAIPLPVPPKNEFFEGMNRTREFLKLEYPRYYWNPNFESYVPHKYDMPQPGEHFPRAVAKGIYANAYYDGERPLDKALRKFTEHVEEATLPSLVTVCFSLAGGTGSGMVVDLARHLSNVRFGRRIPVIGVGQLPHSGDSDIYRDNPTMYTTLNDLDCMLDEDKNAGVVTVWGDLYKSPFTGGFFVVNPEQSWQRLTAYTTTGEKEVRQNFKELVTNRFVADSFMRFAVLEEGRVLFRALRPAGFTGAPHETITAKARNWTLFNPAKLTHPGVQVLPGEPSSKWESVLAQWVDFVPKYSGLKEEFETDYAEVHLHMSRDMNPDSLEKAFRQMLEKNFLMKGESTIQFHRHEFFDALTAYGDVILPGVAKTDLHAFWNSQKNYDALSWEEKLLEHAWLVDIGPMLSEPAIRFEGMAGECIWGCACWVVVPYDELRGDKLPPPNRKVIREEGIAAMTKTVVKTPGGAAKKPPKEHA